ATTTATACGATTGTTAAAGAGTTGGGCTACGGCGCCAACGGAATCGTCTTCCTCGTCCAGGGTGCATCGGGGTATCAGGCTTTGAAGATGAGCGACAGCAATGTATCGATCACGTCGGAAGTCAATGTGTTGAAAGCTTTCTCAAAGGTCCAGGGTGCACCCCTCGGACCGAAACTTCTTGATGTGGACGACTGGGAACACCGGGGTCAGAAAATCCATTTCTATGTCATGGAATATATACAAGGAACCGATTTGCTGTCATTCGTACAAGCAAGGGGTTTTTCCTGGGCAGGTGTGCTTATCGCCCAACTGTTGACAGATCTTGAGCGGATCCATAAAGAAGGGTGGGTGTTTGGGGATCTGAAACCTGAAAATCTGATCGTGACCGGACCTCCCTACAGAATACGCTGTATAGACGTCGGGGGGACGACGATCAATGGTAGGGCGATCAAAGAATTCACAGAGTTCTTTGACAGAGGGTACTGGATCGGGGGATCACGGAGGGCAGAGCCTTCCTACGATCTGTTTTCTGTCGGGATGATCCTCATCAATCTCGCCTATCCATCACGTTTTACGAAGAACGGAAACGGGAATATGCAACAATTAAGGCAGGCGGTAGCTGCCAAACCGCAATTGGAAAAATTCAAAGGAACGATTGTCGATGCGCTGGAAGGGAATATTCAGTCTGCGAATGATATGAGGGTCAGCCTTTTGGACGGCCTTGCACATTCTCAAGTATCGAAGCAGCCCAGAGCGAAACGTCAGGCTCCTGTGATATCCACGAATCATACAAGCCGATCTCAGCATCAGCGTAAACAGAAGTCCAGTCATTTTCTGGAGACCGTCCTTGTCGTGATGATTGTGTCCATTCTTTATGTTTTATATATCTACGGGGAGCTGATGTAGGATAACGGTGTAAGAATCCAGGATAAATTGATACAATGGGGAAAATGGTTTCAGGAAGAGGAAGCACTATGTTAGAGACTTCGACGAAAGAGTTCATTCATGCCCATCGCCTTATACTAAATGGGGACCGGATCCTCGTAGCGGTGTCCGGCGGCCCAGATTCATTGGCCCTTCTCCATTTTCTCCATTCGAATAAGGAAGTCTGGGGTGCTGAAGTCATCGCTGCCCATCTCGATCATATGTTCAGGGGAGAAGAATCTTATCAGGAGCTTTTGTTCGTGGAACAGTTCTGCCGTCAGAGAGAGATCCCCTTTTTCAGTGAGAGGATAGATGTGCAGAAAGAGATCGACAGGACGAGCGGGAGCCTTCAGGATACGGCCCGTCACATACGCTATGAATTTTTGATGAACGTAATGGATGAAAGTGGTGCGACAAAGCTCGCCCTTGGTCACCATGGGGATGATCAAGTGGAAACCATCCTTATGAAAATGACGAGGGGGGCAGCAGGAAGGAGCCGTGCAGGCATTCCCTACAAGCGCCCGGTCGCAGGCGGGGATATCATCCGTCCGTTTTTGTCGGTGACAAAAGAGGACATTGAGGAATATTGTGTCACCCACTCTCTTTTCCCTAGAAGAGATCCGAGCAATCAGAAGGAAGTTTACACAAGGAATCGGTTCCGGAAGACAGTCCTTCCGTTTTTAAAGAATGAAAACCCACATGTGCATCTTCAATTTCAACGATTCAGTGAAGAATTGGAAGAAGATGAGGGTTATTTAGAGGAATTAACAAGGGTAGAGTTGAATAAGGTATGGAATAACACAAAAGATTTCTCGTCTTTACATATCGATGGTTTTCTTGCAATGGCTCAGCCTTTACAAAGAAGAGGGATTAATCTAATATTAAACTATCTTTACAAAGTTAGACCACCTTCCTTATCGTCTATACATATTTACGATGTATTGGGTATTTTAAAAGGGAAAACGCCAAATGTCAGCATCGATTTACCAAAAGGGCTTAAGGTAACAAGGGCATATCATATATGTTATTTTCACTTTGGGGAGTTGGCTGTGGCCGGTGCACCGTATTGCTACGAAATGCACGTTGGTGATAGGCTGGACATCCAGGGTGGATATCAATTTTTTCTTTCTTCTTATCCGCACGTGGAGGAGTGTTATCAGGACAGGATCTTCATTGATCCCGATGAGGTTTCACTGCCTTTGTACATCCGGACGAGGGAAAAGGGAGACCGGTTGGAAGTGAAGGGGTTGAAGGGCTCAAAGAAGCTCAAAACACTCTTCATCGATAACAAAATCCCTGTTCACCTCCGTGAAGGGTGGCCGGTCGTAGTGGATGCAGACAACCACATCCTTTGGGTGCCGGGGCTGAGAAAGTCTATTTACGATTTGGAAGAAGGACAGGAAAATAGTTTAGTACTACAATTTAAGAGCAATCATCTTCTAGGAGGCAGTTGAACATTGTTAAACCAAGATATCGAGAAAGTGTTAATTTCAGAAGAAGAACTTCAAACAAAGATCAAAGAATTAGGTGCACAATTAACTGAGGAATATAAAGATCGTTTTCCTCTGGCAATCGGTGTTTTAAAAGGCGCAATGCCGTTCATGGCTGACCTTTGTAAACGCATGGATACCCACATGGAAATGGATTTCATGGATGTGTCCAGTTACGGGAATTCTACTGTCTCTTCTGGAGAAGTAAAGATTGTGAAAGATTTAGATACAAAAGTGGAAGGGCGCGATATCCTGATTATCGAAGATATCATCGACAGCGGGTTGACGTTAAGTTACCTGGTTGAGCTGTTCCGCTACCGTAAAGCCAAATCAATCAGCATCGTCACACTGCTTGACAAGCCAAGCGGCCGTAAAGCAGACATCACAGCGGATCACGTAGGCTTCATTGTACCTGACGAGTTTGTTGTCGGATATGGTCTTGATTACGCGGAAAGATACCGTAATCTTCCGTATATCGGCGTATTGAAACCAAGAGTGTATACAACAGGAGAATAAGTATATTCTAAAGAATGATCTTGTAAGTGCAATTTGTTGTAATGCCATGATTTTCTATGATACTATTTTACGTAGTTTGTTTACCGTGGGAGGAGGTAAGGGATGAACCGGATCTTTCGAAACACCATATTCTATTTACTGGTCTTTTTAGTGATCATAGGTGTGGTGAGTTATTTCAGCAACAGCAACGAGCCAACCAAAAATATCGATTACAGTACGTTTATTAATAACCTTGAAGATGGAGACGTTTCTTCTTTTTCAATTCAGCCTGGTAGAGGCGTTTATGAAGTGAAAGGGCAGATGGAAGGGGCTAAAGAAGGAGAGTACTTCTTAACCTATGTCCTTACTACAGATGGGAAGTTAATGGAGAATATCAATGCGTCGGCCAAGGAGCAGGGCATTGATGTAGAAGTATTGCAGGCGAAAGAAACAAGCGGCTGGGTATCTTTCTTCACAACGATCATACCATTTGTCATCATCTTTATTCTGTTCTTCTTCTTACTTAACCAAGCTCAGGGTGGCGGAAGCCGTGTCATGAACTTTGGGAAGAGTAAGGCTAAGTTATACAGTGAAGAAAAGAAAAAAGTACGCTTCAATGATGTAGCAGGAGCGGACGAAGAGAAACAAGAACTTGTAGAGGTAGTGGAATTCTTAAAAGATCCACGTAAATTCTCTGAAGTTGGTGCCCGTATTCCTAAGGGTGTCCTGCTAGTGGGACCTCCAGGTACAGGTAAAACACTACTTGCACGTGCGGTTGCCGGAGAAGCGGGAGTACCTTTCTTCTCGATCAGTGGTTCCGATTTCGTCGAAATGTTCGTCGGTGTCGGTGCATCCCGTGTACGTGATTTATTCGAAAATGCGAAGAAGAATGCACCTTGTATCATCTTCATCGATGAGATTGATGCAGTCGGTCGTCAACGTGGAGCAGGATTGGGCGGAGGTCACGATGAGCGTGAACAAACCCTGAACCAATTACTCGTTGAAATGGACGGTTTCGGAGCGAACGAAGGAATCATCATCGTCGCTGCAACGAACCGACCTGACATTCTGGATCCGGCATTACTGCGTCCAGGACGTTTCGACCGTCAGATCACAGTGGACCGCCCGGATGTGAATGGCCGTGAAGCTGTCCTTCGTGTACATGCTAAAAACAAACCGCTCGATGATTCAGTGGATCTAAAAGCGATTGCCATGAGAACGCCAGGTTTCTCTGGTGCCGATTTAGAAAACTTACTGAACGAGGCAGCACTTGTGGCAGCCCGTGAAGATAAGAAGAAAATCGACATGCGCGACATCGACGAAGCAACCGACCGCGTCATTGCAGGTCCTGCCAAGAAGAGCCGCGTCATTTCTGAAAAAGAACGTAAAATTGTGGCATTCCATGAAGCGGGTCACACCGTAATCGGATTAGTCCTTGATGAAGCGGATATGGTACATAAGGTAACCATCGTTCCTCGTGGGCAGGCTGGCGGATATGCCGTCATGCTTCCGAAAGAAGATCGTTACTTTATGACGAAGCCTGAGCTTCTTGATAAGATTACCGGATTGCTCGGTGGTCGTGTAGCGGAGGAAATCATCTTCGGAGATGTTTCCACTGGTGCGCACAACGACTTCCAACGCGCTACCGGAATCGCCCGTAAGATGGTCACTGAATATGGTATGAGTGATAAGCTTGGACCACTTCAGTTCGGTCAATCCCAAGGTGGTCAAGTATTCCTTGGACGTGACATCAATAGTGAACAAAACTATTCAGATGCCATTGCGTATGAAATTGACTTAGAAATGCAGCGTCTCATTAAAGAGAGCTATGAGCGAGCGAAACGTATTCTTACTGAGAATCGCGATAAGCTTGAACTCATCGCCAAGACATTATTAGATGTTGAAACATTGGATGCCGCTCAGATCAAGTCATTAATGGATCACGGCAAACTGCCTGAACGCACATACGAATCCGATAAGGATAACAGTGATGTTAAGGTGAATATCCAAAAGAAAAATGAAGATAATGTGATCGAAGAAGATACGGCTTCAAAAGAAGACGATTCAAATTCTGATCGCACATAATAGAGAGGGTGCATCCATTCGTGGGTGCATCCTTTTTGTTTTTGTGCTTTTTTTATTGCCTCATGTCTGTATAAAAAGCGGGGAATTCCGCTAGAGGGTAAGTAAGAGAGGGAATCACTCTAATTTGCTCTTTTCACTTAAGATTTTTGCTATTCGTAGACTGAAATTTACATTTCTTCAATCATGAGATAATGTGATTTAAAAAAGATGGTTTGAGAAGGCGGTCATAGGAATTAGTATAGACACTTTGTGGTTGTTTGTAATTTAACCTTTGACAGTTGATTGGAGCGGAAGATGCTCGACTCCTGCGGGAACTGCTGGACAGGTGAGACCCCGCAGGACGAAGTCCGAGGAGGCTCACCGCCAGCCCCGCGGAAAGCGAGCATCTGTAGCGGAAATCAACAGCATCTCGCTTGTTTAGAAGCAACAATGATTACATAAACAGCCTTCTAATAAAAATCGCAAGTTCGGATTTAGAAATATAAGACCCCGCAGGAGAATTCGAAAAGGTTGCCTGGTCTTCGGGTTGAGAGCGGATGCAACAGAATGGTGTTGTACCTATGACAGCAGGGCTGTACCAAGCTGGTTGCGCTTTTATACCTAACTTAAATAAATTATGGTATGATGTTGGCAGTGTGAAAACAATTGGCTTAGTAGGTGAGAATATTGATTTTTGTAATGGATGTAGGGAATACCAATATCGTGTTTGGTGTATATGAAAATGACCATTTAAAATATCATTGGAGAGCTGAAACGAACCGGCATAAAACGGAAGATGAGTTCGGGATGCTCGTGAAAAATCTGTTTGAGCATGTGAACCTGACGTTCAAGGAGATTGACGGGATCATCATCTCCTCCGTTGTACCCCCGATCATGTTCAGCCTGGAACGGATGTGTGAGAAATATTTCAATATCACTCCGCTTGTTGTTGGACCGGGAATTAAGACAGGTTTAAACATCAAATATGAAAATCCGAGGGAAGTCGGAGCAGACCGTATCGTCAATGCTGTAGCCGGCATCCACGAATACGGAGGTCCGCTGATCATCGTGGACTTCGGGACGGCTACGACCTATTGTTATATCAATGAAGAGCGACAATATATGGGCGGGGCGATCGCACCCGGGATCGGCATTTCAACAGAAGCCCTTTACTCGAAGGCTGCGAAACTGCCAAGGATTGAAATCGCCCGTCCAGAGCATATCATCGGGAAAAATACCGTGACTGCGATGCAGGCAGGTATTTTATACGGGTATGTCGGTCAGGTAGAAGGTATTGTTCAACGGATGAAAGGTCAAAGTAAGAAAGAACCGACCGTCATTGCAACTGGCGGACTGGCGACATTGATCTCGAAAGAATCCAACAGCATAGACGTGGTAGATCCTTTCCTGACATTGAAGGGTTTGAAATTAATCTATAAAAGAAACATGATTTAACATGAAAGGAGCTTGAACCATGAGCGATTATTTAGTGAAGGCACTGGCATACAACGGCCAGGTGCGTGCTTATGCAGTGAAAAGTACGGATACAGTAGGAGAAGCACAAAGAAGACATGGAACATGGCCGACTGCCTCAGCTGCCCTTGGAAGAAGCATCAGCGCAGGAGTCATGATGGGTGCAATGCTGAAAGGTGATAATAAATTAACGATCAAAGTAGAAGGTGGAGGTCCAATCGGGGCGATCCTCGTCGATACGAACGCGAAAGGTGAAGTGAGGGGATATGTGACCAACCCCCATGTACATTTCGACTTGAATGAACACGGAAAGCTGGACGTCCGTCGTGCAGTCGGCACTACCGGTACACTGTCGATCGTAAAGGATATCGGGATGAGAGATCACTTCTCAGGACAAGTCCCGATTGTCTCAGGAGAACTTGGTGAAGATTTCACCTATTATTTCGTGACTTCTGAACAGGTCCCTTCCTCTGTCGGAGTCGGGGTATTGGTGAACCCGGACAATTCGATTCTTGCAGCAGGCGGATTCATCCTCCAGCTTATGCCTGGGACGGATGACGAAACCATCACGAAAATCGAAGAGCGGCTTTCAAAGATCCCGCCAATCTCGAAACTGATTGAAAAAGGGCTGACGCCTGAAGAGATACTGGAAGAAATCCTCGGTGAAGGGGAAGTCAAAGTACTTGAAACCCTTCCTGTGTCATTTAAATGTCAATGCAGCAAAGAGCGCTTTTCAAACGCCATCATCAGCTTAGGGGAAAAAGAGATACAAGAGATGATCGATGAAGAAGGAAGTGCGGAGGCCAGCTGCCATTTCTGTAATGAAGCGTATGTGTTTGATAAAGAAGAACTTGAAGAGCTGAAAACGAGCGCGAAGTAAATCACATCCAGGGAGATTGGGAGAAATGAGAATTAAACGATCTGTACTCATGGTGATCATTGTGATTCTACTCGTTACAAATATCATCACACTCGTGTGGAATTGGTCATCCGGCGCAACAAGAACACCTGAAGTGGTGGCTGTGGTCGGCGGGGAGGATGTCACCCGGGAAGATTGGCTGTATTCCCTCGAGCAAAAGCACGGTAAAGAAGAACTAAAGGAATTGATCAATCAAAAGGTGATCGACCACCTTGCAAAGAAGTATGATATTTCGGTCTCTGATCAAGAGGTCGACCAGGAATATTATCTGATTCAGTCGGTGTACAATGCCTACGATGAAGAAAACCTTGAGGATGAAGAAACCCTTAAGGCACAGATCAAATCTGAATTGTTACTAGAAGAGCTCATTACAAAGGATGTACAGATCCCGGAAAAAGAACTCAAAAACTTCTATGAACAAAATGAGGATCAGTATTCAATTCCGAAGATGTATAAATTAAAAATGTTGAAAACGTCTGATTTAGCCGAGGCAGAGCAGGCACTTAAGGAACTGAAGGATGGGTCGAACTTTGAAGCGTTGGCGATGGAGCGTTCCACGGATGAACAAAGTGCCCATTTAGGAGGAGATATCGGATATGTCCCTCTTGACGGTGACCTTCTGACCGAGGAGACAAAAGCCGGGGTCGAACCATTATCAAACGGGGAATGGACGAAACCGATCCGGCAAGATTCAGGATACGTCATTTATTATGTGGACGGAATCTTGAAAGAAAAGCATTTCTCCTTCAAAGATGTAAAATCCCAAATCCGCAGGCAGATCGCTCTCGAACAGGTGGAATCACCTCTGCAGCCTGAGTCCTTCTGGAATGAGGTAAAGGTGGATTGGTTTTACGGGAAACAGGATTGAAGTGGGAGCCGGGCTTTGATGAGCCGGCTCCTTTTACATAGTTCGATGGGATATAACGAAACATAGGATAAGGAAAGCGGGCATACATATGTAGGTGAAGGCCGTAACTTTATCGGTATGTGCATTATCATTGACAAATTTATTGAATATTGTTACATTTTATAAAACCAACAAAATTACTAGGAATTAGGAGTGATGAACGAATGGTGAGAGTAGCCAATTCTATCTCGGAATTAGTAGGTGGGACGCCGGTCGTCAAGCTGAACCGGTTAGTGGATGATAACAGTGCGGATGTATACTTGAAATTAGAATATATGAACCCTGGCAGCTCGGTGAAAGACCGTATCGCGCTTGCGATGATCGAAGCAGGTGAATCGGCCGGAACGATTAAACCGGGAGATACGATTGTTGAGCCTACAAGTGGAAACACTGGCATCGGTCTTGCGATGGTGGCAGCTGCAAAAGGATATCGTGCGCTGCTTGTGATGCCTGATACGATGAGCATGGAAAGACGCAACCTTCTCCGTGCTTATGGTGCTGAGCTTGTACTGACCCCTGGTGCGGAAGGAATGGGTGGAGCCATCCGCAAAGCAGAAGAGCTTTCGAAGGAAAAAGGCTACTTCATGCCTCAACAATTTAAAAACGAGGCCAATCCGAAAGTACACAGGGAAACGACCGGACCGGAAATCGTTGAGCAGATGGGTGACCAGTTGGATGCCTTCATTGCAGGGATCGGAACAGGCGGGACGATCACCGGTGCAGGTGAAGTGCTGAAGAAACATTACCCATCGATCGAGTTATATGCGGTTGAGCCGTCAGATTCCCCGGTATTATCCGGTGGGAAACCTGGTCCCCATAAGATCCAGGGAATCGGTGCCGGATTTATCCCTGATATCCTGAATACAGATGTGTACGACCACATTATCCAGGTGGATAAAGAATCAGCATTCGATTATGCGAGAAGAGCAGCGAAGGAAGAAGGAAT
The nucleotide sequence above comes from Bacillus sp. KH172YL63. Encoded proteins:
- a CDS encoding protein kinase domain-containing protein; the encoded protein is MMNNTSKKPFSFPPGTVIRGKWYKHIYTIVKELGYGANGIVFLVQGASGYQALKMSDSNVSITSEVNVLKAFSKVQGAPLGPKLLDVDDWEHRGQKIHFYVMEYIQGTDLLSFVQARGFSWAGVLIAQLLTDLERIHKEGWVFGDLKPENLIVTGPPYRIRCIDVGGTTINGRAIKEFTEFFDRGYWIGGSRRAEPSYDLFSVGMILINLAYPSRFTKNGNGNMQQLRQAVAAKPQLEKFKGTIVDALEGNIQSANDMRVSLLDGLAHSQVSKQPRAKRQAPVISTNHTSRSQHQRKQKSSHFLETVLVVMIVSILYVLYIYGELM
- the tilS gene encoding tRNA lysidine(34) synthetase TilS yields the protein MLETSTKEFIHAHRLILNGDRILVAVSGGPDSLALLHFLHSNKEVWGAEVIAAHLDHMFRGEESYQELLFVEQFCRQREIPFFSERIDVQKEIDRTSGSLQDTARHIRYEFLMNVMDESGATKLALGHHGDDQVETILMKMTRGAAGRSRAGIPYKRPVAGGDIIRPFLSVTKEDIEEYCVTHSLFPRRDPSNQKEVYTRNRFRKTVLPFLKNENPHVHLQFQRFSEELEEDEGYLEELTRVELNKVWNNTKDFSSLHIDGFLAMAQPLQRRGINLILNYLYKVRPPSLSSIHIYDVLGILKGKTPNVSIDLPKGLKVTRAYHICYFHFGELAVAGAPYCYEMHVGDRLDIQGGYQFFLSSYPHVEECYQDRIFIDPDEVSLPLYIRTREKGDRLEVKGLKGSKKLKTLFIDNKIPVHLREGWPVVVDADNHILWVPGLRKSIYDLEEGQENSLVLQFKSNHLLGGS
- the hpt gene encoding hypoxanthine phosphoribosyltransferase encodes the protein MLNQDIEKVLISEEELQTKIKELGAQLTEEYKDRFPLAIGVLKGAMPFMADLCKRMDTHMEMDFMDVSSYGNSTVSSGEVKIVKDLDTKVEGRDILIIEDIIDSGLTLSYLVELFRYRKAKSISIVTLLDKPSGRKADITADHVGFIVPDEFVVGYGLDYAERYRNLPYIGVLKPRVYTTGE
- the ftsH gene encoding ATP-dependent zinc metalloprotease FtsH, translating into MNRIFRNTIFYLLVFLVIIGVVSYFSNSNEPTKNIDYSTFINNLEDGDVSSFSIQPGRGVYEVKGQMEGAKEGEYFLTYVLTTDGKLMENINASAKEQGIDVEVLQAKETSGWVSFFTTIIPFVIIFILFFFLLNQAQGGGSRVMNFGKSKAKLYSEEKKKVRFNDVAGADEEKQELVEVVEFLKDPRKFSEVGARIPKGVLLVGPPGTGKTLLARAVAGEAGVPFFSISGSDFVEMFVGVGASRVRDLFENAKKNAPCIIFIDEIDAVGRQRGAGLGGGHDEREQTLNQLLVEMDGFGANEGIIIVAATNRPDILDPALLRPGRFDRQITVDRPDVNGREAVLRVHAKNKPLDDSVDLKAIAMRTPGFSGADLENLLNEAALVAAREDKKKIDMRDIDEATDRVIAGPAKKSRVISEKERKIVAFHEAGHTVIGLVLDEADMVHKVTIVPRGQAGGYAVMLPKEDRYFMTKPELLDKITGLLGGRVAEEIIFGDVSTGAHNDFQRATGIARKMVTEYGMSDKLGPLQFGQSQGGQVFLGRDINSEQNYSDAIAYEIDLEMQRLIKESYERAKRILTENRDKLELIAKTLLDVETLDAAQIKSLMDHGKLPERTYESDKDNSDVKVNIQKKNEDNVIEEDTASKEDDSNSDRT
- a CDS encoding type III pantothenate kinase, giving the protein MIFVMDVGNTNIVFGVYENDHLKYHWRAETNRHKTEDEFGMLVKNLFEHVNLTFKEIDGIIISSVVPPIMFSLERMCEKYFNITPLVVGPGIKTGLNIKYENPREVGADRIVNAVAGIHEYGGPLIIVDFGTATTYCYINEERQYMGGAIAPGIGISTEALYSKAAKLPRIEIARPEHIIGKNTVTAMQAGILYGYVGQVEGIVQRMKGQSKKEPTVIATGGLATLISKESNSIDVVDPFLTLKGLKLIYKRNMI
- the hslO gene encoding Hsp33 family molecular chaperone HslO, which gives rise to MSDYLVKALAYNGQVRAYAVKSTDTVGEAQRRHGTWPTASAALGRSISAGVMMGAMLKGDNKLTIKVEGGGPIGAILVDTNAKGEVRGYVTNPHVHFDLNEHGKLDVRRAVGTTGTLSIVKDIGMRDHFSGQVPIVSGELGEDFTYYFVTSEQVPSSVGVGVLVNPDNSILAAGGFILQLMPGTDDETITKIEERLSKIPPISKLIEKGLTPEEILEEILGEGEVKVLETLPVSFKCQCSKERFSNAIISLGEKEIQEMIDEEGSAEASCHFCNEAYVFDKEELEELKTSAK
- a CDS encoding peptidyl-prolyl cis-trans isomerase encodes the protein MRIKRSVLMVIIVILLVTNIITLVWNWSSGATRTPEVVAVVGGEDVTREDWLYSLEQKHGKEELKELINQKVIDHLAKKYDISVSDQEVDQEYYLIQSVYNAYDEENLEDEETLKAQIKSELLLEELITKDVQIPEKELKNFYEQNEDQYSIPKMYKLKMLKTSDLAEAEQALKELKDGSNFEALAMERSTDEQSAHLGGDIGYVPLDGDLLTEETKAGVEPLSNGEWTKPIRQDSGYVIYYVDGILKEKHFSFKDVKSQIRRQIALEQVESPLQPESFWNEVKVDWFYGKQD
- the cysK gene encoding cysteine synthase A, producing MVRVANSISELVGGTPVVKLNRLVDDNSADVYLKLEYMNPGSSVKDRIALAMIEAGESAGTIKPGDTIVEPTSGNTGIGLAMVAAAKGYRALLVMPDTMSMERRNLLRAYGAELVLTPGAEGMGGAIRKAEELSKEKGYFMPQQFKNEANPKVHRETTGPEIVEQMGDQLDAFIAGIGTGGTITGAGEVLKKHYPSIELYAVEPSDSPVLSGGKPGPHKIQGIGAGFIPDILNTDVYDHIIQVDKESAFDYARRAAKEEGILGGISSGAAIYAALEVAKKLGKGKKVLAIIPSNGERYLSTPLYQFDEE